Proteins co-encoded in one uncultured Bacteroides sp. genomic window:
- a CDS encoding NADH-quinone oxidoreductase subunit N — MDYSQFLYMKEELSLIAVIVLLLLFDLLAGEKGRKYFSLTACLLLGVHTLVNLIPSAPAEMFGGMYYYTPIMTIVKSILSFGTVIVFMQSHTWLQREDTNIKQGEFYVLTLSTLLGMYFMIGAGNFLMFFIGLETASIPMAALVALDKYRHNSAEAGAKYILTAMFSSGLLLFGLSMIYGSCGTLYFNDIPAALNGNLMQIMGFVFFFTGMGFKISLVPFHLWTADVYQGAPTAVTSYLSVISKGSAAFVLLTILTKVFGPMIAEWQAVLYGVIIITITMANLFAIRQQNLKRFLAFSSISQAGYIMLGVIGGTAMSMTSLVYYVLVYIVANLAAFGIISIIEQRSGKVEMDDYNGLYLTNPKLSFIMTLALFSLAGIPPFAGFFSKIFIFMAAFKSGFYLLVFIALVNTVISLYYYLLVVKAMYINKNENPIAAFKSDNYTKVSLAICLIGIVGLGLASIVYETINAFSYGL, encoded by the coding sequence ATGGATTATAGTCAATTTCTATATATGAAAGAAGAGCTGTCGCTCATTGCAGTTATCGTTCTTTTGCTACTGTTTGATCTGTTGGCAGGAGAAAAAGGACGCAAATATTTTTCATTGACAGCTTGTTTGCTACTAGGCGTTCATACGCTGGTTAATCTGATTCCCTCTGCACCAGCGGAAATGTTTGGCGGTATGTATTACTATACCCCGATAATGACCATCGTAAAGAGTATTCTCTCTTTTGGAACAGTGATTGTATTTATGCAATCACACACTTGGTTGCAACGTGAAGACACCAATATTAAACAAGGTGAATTCTATGTGCTTACACTATCCACACTGCTGGGTATGTATTTTATGATCGGAGCAGGAAACTTCCTGATGTTCTTCATCGGACTGGAAACCGCTTCTATCCCTATGGCCGCTTTGGTAGCTTTAGACAAGTACAGACATAACTCAGCAGAAGCTGGTGCTAAATACATTCTAACTGCAATGTTCTCATCCGGACTGTTGTTGTTTGGTTTATCCATGATATACGGTTCTTGCGGAACACTTTACTTTAACGATATACCTGCAGCTCTGAATGGAAACCTGATGCAAATCATGGGATTTGTATTCTTCTTCACAGGTATGGGATTCAAAATTTCATTGGTTCCTTTCCACTTGTGGACAGCCGACGTGTACCAGGGTGCACCAACAGCTGTTACTTCTTATCTGTCAGTTATCTCTAAAGGATCTGCCGCATTTGTGTTACTAACAATTCTTACTAAAGTATTCGGTCCAATGATTGCAGAATGGCAGGCAGTACTTTACGGAGTTATCATTATTACAATCACAATGGCCAACCTGTTTGCTATCCGCCAACAGAATTTGAAACGATTCCTTGCCTTCTCTTCTATCTCACAAGCCGGTTATATTATGCTGGGTGTGATTGGAGGAACAGCAATGAGCATGACTTCTTTGGTTTATTATGTACTTGTTTACATCGTAGCCAACTTAGCCGCTTTCGGTATCATTTCAATTATTGAGCAACGCAGCGGTAAGGTAGAAATGGATGATTACAATGGTTTGTATCTAACAAATCCTAAGCTTTCATTCATCATGACCTTAGCATTATTCTCACTGGCAGGTATACCTCCTTTCGCTGGATTCTTCAGTAAGATCTTTATCTTTATGGCTGCATTCAAGAGCGGTTTCTACTTACTGGTATTCATTGCATTGGTTAATACAGTTATTTCCTTGTATTACTATTTGTTAGTAGTAAAAGCAATGTATATTAACAAGAATGAGAATCCTATCGCAGCCTTTAAAAGCGATAATTATACCAAAGTAAGCTTAGCAATCTGCTTAATTGGTATTGTAGGATTAGGTCTTGCAAGCATTGTTTATGAGACAATCAATGCTTTCAGCTACGGCTTGTAA
- a CDS encoding RHS repeat-associated core domain-containing protein, protein MLPPSAADSLSDRTYTETESILQKFAYIYRYDYRNRCIYKKLPGADPIYMIYDTADHPILSQDGEQRKRIPKEWSFNIPDAFGRTVLTGVISNDSLINTADPLKGIIVKADWAKTTNNYKGYNVSGITLSSPTILDVNYYDSYEFMGFNGVPSITNSDFKPETVTGYDEQYTGGYKGLLTGKITALLDGSGYLYRAMYYDYKGRVIQTKATNHLTGGVEKDYFLNTFTGKIKRHQHIHTALGKATLTEVYINEYDNAERLIKTTHSLNGAAPVTLVENTYDEIGRLQSKTQHGGVETTNYAYNVRGWMKNMISKRFSESLYYNDSSNGSLPCYNGNIGAMNWQLQNDTQRGYNFFYDDLSRITAADYQNNDPTIDKNYSASYTYDKMGNIKTLKRYGLLSKPSTFQAIDDLALNYNGNQLTNIADAVAPGPLYTGTFNFVDSISNKIEYKYDTNGNLTEDLNKKIAKIQYNLLNLPSALQFTEGHTTAYLYDAAGVKRKVKQVTTTENLLVPMGSMLPVPTDKVAVTTQTDYCGNVIYENGTLSRILVDGGYITMSGTTPTYHYYIQDHQGNNRVVFNQSGTVEQTNHFYPFGMTFGEGIDNSDNRYKYNNKELDRMHGLDLYDYGARHYDAAIGRWGVIDPLAEKYYSISPYAYCENNPLNKVDPDGNSSQYNWNTGKYEDESGNEVSWQNVKSEYGIGQTQETSDDKSEDVSSNAATSKKKFKLEGYPQEQGLINVYPEFDLLLLLIPIKSLLVNSSVKAIGTIAGDVTKTVLKPLGRGSTGRVTANSLTEMLAMKEILSDPMLGTVVINEIKDPRWLGWSKMQYTHEALDGTKTVIHYLGKWEKGILKAVDDFKFK, encoded by the coding sequence GTGCTTCCTCCTTCTGCTGCCGATAGTTTGTCTGACAGAACTTATACTGAAACAGAAAGTATCCTGCAGAAATTTGCATATATTTACCGTTACGATTATAGAAATCGCTGCATTTACAAGAAACTTCCAGGTGCAGATCCTATCTATATGATTTATGATACTGCTGATCACCCGATTCTCAGTCAGGATGGTGAACAACGTAAACGAATACCGAAAGAATGGAGCTTTAATATACCTGATGCATTCGGACGTACTGTACTGACAGGAGTAATCAGTAATGACTCGTTAATTAATACTGCTGATCCTTTGAAAGGGATCATTGTAAAAGCAGACTGGGCTAAAACAACCAATAATTATAAAGGATACAATGTCAGTGGCATAACCCTGTCCTCACCAACTATATTGGATGTGAACTACTATGACAGTTATGAATTTATGGGATTCAACGGTGTTCCATCAATCACTAATTCAGATTTTAAGCCTGAAACAGTTACCGGCTATGACGAACAATATACTGGAGGATATAAAGGATTATTAACTGGAAAAATTACGGCATTACTTGATGGTTCGGGATATCTGTATAGAGCGATGTATTACGATTACAAAGGACGCGTGATACAGACCAAAGCAACCAACCATCTAACAGGTGGAGTTGAGAAAGATTATTTCCTGAATACATTTACCGGAAAAATAAAGAGACATCAGCATATTCACACAGCATTGGGTAAGGCAACCCTCACGGAAGTATACATCAATGAGTACGATAATGCAGAAAGGTTAATAAAAACAACCCATTCCCTCAATGGCGCAGCTCCGGTTACTTTGGTTGAGAATACCTATGATGAAATAGGGCGCCTTCAATCAAAGACACAGCATGGAGGGGTGGAAACCACCAATTATGCATATAACGTACGAGGCTGGATGAAAAACATGATAAGTAAACGCTTCAGTGAGAGCCTTTATTACAATGATTCCTCCAATGGCAGTTTACCTTGTTACAATGGCAATATTGGTGCAATGAACTGGCAATTGCAGAATGACACCCAGCGAGGTTACAATTTCTTTTATGATGATTTAAGTCGTATTACAGCAGCCGATTATCAGAATAATGATCCAACGATTGACAAGAACTACTCAGCTTCTTATACTTACGATAAGATGGGTAATATAAAGACCCTGAAAAGATATGGCCTTTTAAGCAAGCCTTCTACCTTCCAGGCCATTGATGATCTGGCATTAAATTACAATGGCAATCAACTGACAAATATTGCAGATGCTGTAGCTCCCGGCCCACTATATACAGGTACATTCAATTTCGTAGATAGTATTAGTAATAAGATAGAGTATAAATATGATACAAACGGAAACTTAACGGAAGATCTTAATAAAAAGATAGCAAAAATTCAATACAATTTACTAAATTTGCCAAGTGCACTGCAATTTACCGAAGGACATACCACGGCGTATCTTTATGATGCAGCAGGAGTAAAACGAAAGGTAAAGCAAGTAACCACTACCGAGAATCTGTTGGTGCCAATGGGAAGCATGCTTCCTGTTCCTACTGATAAAGTAGCAGTAACAACCCAAACGGACTATTGCGGTAATGTGATCTATGAAAACGGAACTCTCAGCAGAATACTTGTGGATGGCGGGTATATAACAATGAGCGGTACAACGCCCACTTATCATTACTATATTCAGGATCATCAGGGGAATAATCGTGTGGTATTCAATCAAAGCGGAACGGTTGAACAAACTAATCATTTCTATCCCTTCGGCATGACTTTTGGTGAAGGCATTGATAATTCTGATAACAGGTATAAGTACAATAATAAAGAACTTGACCGGATGCATGGATTGGATTTGTATGATTATGGTGCACGACATTATGATGCTGCTATTGGAAGATGGGGTGTGATTGATCCTTTGGCGGAGAAGTATTATTCTATTAGTCCGTATGCGTATTGTGAGAATAATCCTTTAAACAAAGTTGATCCAGATGGAAATAGCTCTCAGTATAATTGGAATACTGGCAAATATGAGGATGAATCAGGTAATGAAGTTTCTTGGCAGAATGTAAAAAGTGAATATGGGATAGGACAAACGCAAGAAACCTCTGATGATAAGAGTGAGGATGTATCATCTAATGCTGCTACTTCTAAAAAAAAGTTTAAGTTAGAGGGGTATCCCCAAGAGCAAGGGCTAATTAATGTTTATCCAGAATTCGATTTGCTTCTATTATTAATTCCAATAAAAAGCTTATTAGTCAATAGCTCTGTTAAGGCTATAGGAACAATTGCGGGGGATGTAACTAAAACGGTATTAAAACCTTTAGGACGTGGATCAACAGGTCGAGTAACAGCAAATAGCCTTACAGAAATGTTGGCTATGAAAGAAATTTTAAGCGATCCAATGCTTGGTACAGTTGTAATTAATGAAATTAAAGACCCCCGTTGGTTAGGCTGGAGTAAAATGCAATACACACATGAAGCATTAGATGGAACTAAAACAGTGATACACTATTTGGGGAAGTGGGAAAAAGGAATTTTAAAGGCGGTTGATGATTTTAAATTTAAATAA
- a CDS encoding RHS repeat-associated core domain-containing protein — MPSALQFTEGHTTTYLYDAAGVKRKVKQVTTTENLLVLMGSMLPVPTDKIAVSTQTDYCGNVIYENGILSRILVDDGYITMNGTTPTYHYYIQDHQGNNRVVFNQSGTIEQTNHYYPFGMTFGEGIDNSDNRYKYNGKELDRMHGLDLYDYGARLYDPALGRWHTPDELGEIHFEESPYCYVGNNPILRVDPDGRIWDTVFDVAFTLYDVGEAAYQYAQTGSVDKTTKAALAADALAIIIPGVTGAGVGVRITAHADVAVRAADKAVDAVKAVNGNSKASEKAQHVYEIVNKATNKVEKVGISGGKVSKAGESYRATSQVNKLNKAGGNYTSRIVENIPVGKGAREKALKLEKEITNRNKGSINPDLYRRPKPE; from the coding sequence TTGCCAAGTGCACTGCAATTTACCGAAGGTCATACCACGACGTATCTTTATGATGCAGCCGGAGTGAAACGAAAGGTAAAACAAGTAACTACTACCGAGAATCTGTTGGTACTTATGGGAAGCATGCTTCCTGTACCCACTGATAAGATAGCGGTGAGCACTCAGACCGATTATTGCGGTAATGTGATCTATGAAAACGGAATTCTCAGTAGAATACTGGTTGATGATGGCTATATAACCATGAATGGCACAACACCCACTTATCATTACTATATACAGGATCATCAGGGAAATAACCGTGTAGTATTCAATCAAAGTGGAACAATTGAGCAGACTAATCATTATTATCCCTTCGGAATGACTTTCGGTGAAGGTATTGATAATTCTGATAACAGATACAAGTACAATGGTAAGGAACTTGACAGAATGCATGGCTTGGATTTGTATGATTATGGTGCAAGGTTATATGACCCAGCTTTAGGAAGGTGGCATACGCCGGATGAATTAGGTGAAATCCATTTCGAAGAATCCCCATACTGTTATGTTGGAAATAATCCGATATTAAGAGTTGACCCGGACGGGAGAATCTGGGATACTGTATTTGATGTCGCATTTACTCTGTATGACGTTGGAGAAGCTGCTTATCAGTATGCCCAAACTGGCTCTGTTGATAAAACGACTAAAGCAGCTCTTGCCGCTGATGCATTGGCCATTATAATCCCGGGTGTAACTGGAGCTGGTGTTGGAGTAAGAATTACCGCTCATGCCGACGTTGCAGTTAGAGCAGCCGATAAAGCTGTTGATGCTGTTAAAGCTGTAAATGGAAATTCAAAAGCCAGTGAAAAAGCTCAGCACGTTTACGAAATTGTTAATAAAGCCACTAATAAAGTTGAGAAAGTAGGAATAAGTGGTGGCAAGGTATCTAAAGCGGGTGAATCATATAGAGCAACAAGCCAAGTTAATAAGCTAAATAAGGCGGGAGGCAATTATACTTCGAGAATAGTTGAAAACATACCAGTAGGCAAAGGTGCAAGAGAGAAAGCTCTGAAACTTGAAAAAGAAATTACAAATAGAAATAAAGGTAGTATAAATCCAGATTTATATCGAAGACCAAAACCGGAATAA
- a CDS encoding AGE family epimerase/isomerase, translating to MNNINELKAEVLDVLQNNILPYWENKMQDKENGGFYGQITGKEELIFEAEKGAILNARILWTYSSAYRLLKKEEYLEMANRAKRFVIDKFYDKEFGGIYWSLDYKGNPFDTKKQIYALGFAIYGLSEFSRATGDKEALEYAVKLFHSIEEHSFDKEKNGYLEALTREWYETADMRLSEKDANEKKTMNTHLHILEPYTNLYRVWKDEELKKQIKNLVEIFLDKILNKETNHLRLFFDEDWNGKDHIISYGHDIEASWLIHEAALVLDDAELLKRVEEVVPRIANAAAGGLLSDGGMIYEQNLESSHIDADRHWWVQAETVVGYINLYQHFHREDALEKALTCWDFIKKHLIDEKNGEWYWSLKADGTINKADDKAGFWKCPYHNGRMCMEIIERY from the coding sequence ATGAACAATATAAATGAATTAAAAGCGGAAGTGCTTGATGTGTTGCAGAATAATATTCTTCCATACTGGGAAAATAAGATGCAGGACAAAGAAAACGGGGGCTTCTATGGACAAATAACTGGTAAGGAAGAGCTGATTTTCGAAGCAGAAAAAGGAGCGATACTTAATGCCCGTATCCTCTGGACATACTCATCTGCTTACCGCCTCCTGAAGAAAGAAGAATATCTTGAAATGGCTAATCGGGCCAAGAGGTTCGTGATAGATAAATTCTATGATAAAGAGTTTGGTGGTATCTATTGGTCGCTCGATTACAAAGGGAATCCATTTGATACAAAGAAACAGATTTATGCACTAGGCTTTGCCATTTATGGATTGAGCGAGTTTAGCAGGGCAACCGGTGATAAGGAAGCTCTGGAATATGCTGTTAAACTATTCCATTCCATTGAGGAACATAGTTTTGATAAAGAGAAAAATGGCTATCTGGAGGCGTTAACCCGTGAATGGTATGAGACTGCCGATATGCGTTTAAGCGAGAAGGATGCCAACGAAAAGAAGACAATGAACACGCATCTTCATATTCTGGAACCATATACCAATTTATACAGGGTATGGAAAGACGAAGAACTGAAGAAGCAGATAAAGAATTTGGTAGAGATATTCCTTGATAAGATATTAAACAAGGAAACTAATCATCTGCGTCTCTTCTTTGACGAAGATTGGAATGGCAAGGATCATATCATCTCTTACGGTCATGATATAGAGGCTTCCTGGCTAATCCATGAAGCTGCACTGGTGCTTGACGATGCTGAACTATTGAAAAGGGTAGAAGAGGTGGTTCCTCGAATTGCCAATGCAGCAGCCGGAGGGCTTCTTTCGGATGGTGGAATGATCTATGAACAGAATCTGGAAAGCAGCCATATAGATGCCGACCGTCATTGGTGGGTTCAGGCGGAAACAGTTGTGGGATATATCAATCTCTACCAGCATTTCCATCGGGAAGATGCTCTTGAAAAAGCTCTGACTTGCTGGGATTTTATAAAGAAACATCTTATTGATGAGAAAAACGGTGAATGGTATTGGAGCCTGAAAGCTGATGGAACAATCAATAAAGCCGATGATAAAGCCGGATTCTGGAAATGTCCTTATCATAATGGACGTATGTGCATGGAAATTATTGAGCGGTATTAG
- a CDS encoding MFS transporter, producing the protein MIKLTEKIGYGFGDMASSMFWKIFGMYLLYFYTDVYGLAPAAVGTMFLITRVWDSFLDPVIGVIADRTESRWGKFRPYLLYIALPFGIIGVLTFVTPHFSTEWKLAYAYLTYTLMMMVYSAINVPYASLLGVMTPNPQERTTLSSYRMFFAYLGSFIALLIIQPLVEFFSKIGGGVNPQQGWTYGVAVIATMCVALFIGCFALTRERVKPVKQEEKSTLKEDLLDLWHNRPWWILLGAGIAALIFNSIRDGATIYYFKYYVLEDNSLKIASLGVTVTWTSLYLALGQASNMVGVALAAPVANHIGKKMTYMGAMAIATVLSIAFFWFTPGQLVLIFVFQALISTCAGIIFPLLWSMYADIADYSELKCGRRATGLIFSSSSMSQKLGWTLGGALTGWLLSYFGFKANVAQSENAITGIKMMLSFLPAIGTVLSVIFISFYPLSEKKVKNITLQLEERRKDLK; encoded by the coding sequence ATGATAAAACTAACAGAGAAAATAGGTTACGGTTTCGGAGATATGGCTTCTTCCATGTTCTGGAAGATTTTCGGAATGTATCTTCTTTACTTCTATACAGATGTTTACGGGCTGGCTCCGGCAGCAGTTGGAACAATGTTTCTCATCACTCGTGTATGGGATTCATTTCTTGACCCTGTAATCGGAGTGATTGCCGACAGAACAGAGTCCCGGTGGGGTAAATTCCGTCCGTATCTGCTCTATATAGCTCTCCCTTTCGGAATAATTGGTGTGCTTACTTTTGTAACGCCCCATTTTAGTACTGAGTGGAAGCTTGCTTATGCATATCTCACTTACACGCTAATGATGATGGTTTATTCTGCAATCAATGTGCCCTACGCTTCATTGCTTGGAGTGATGACACCTAATCCGCAGGAACGAACCACCCTTTCTTCATATAGAATGTTTTTCGCCTATCTGGGTAGTTTCATCGCTTTATTGATTATTCAGCCGTTGGTGGAATTCTTCTCGAAAATTGGTGGGGGAGTGAATCCTCAACAGGGTTGGACTTACGGTGTTGCCGTAATAGCCACAATGTGCGTTGCTCTGTTTATAGGGTGTTTTGCTCTGACAAGAGAAAGGGTAAAACCGGTAAAGCAGGAAGAAAAGAGCACTCTGAAAGAAGATTTACTCGATTTGTGGCATAATCGCCCATGGTGGATTTTGTTGGGAGCAGGCATTGCAGCATTGATTTTTAACTCTATTCGCGACGGAGCAACGATCTATTATTTCAAGTATTATGTTTTGGAGGACAACTCCCTCAAAATAGCATCATTGGGAGTAACGGTTACGTGGACTTCTCTTTATCTGGCACTGGGTCAGGCATCTAATATGGTGGGTGTGGCTTTGGCCGCTCCTGTTGCAAATCACATTGGAAAGAAAATGACTTATATGGGAGCAATGGCTATTGCAACGGTACTAAGCATTGCTTTCTTCTGGTTTACTCCCGGACAGTTGGTGCTGATATTTGTATTCCAGGCCTTGATTAGTACTTGTGCCGGAATTATCTTCCCACTTCTGTGGTCTATGTATGCTGATATAGCCGATTATTCTGAATTGAAATGCGGGCGTCGTGCCACCGGATTGATCTTCTCTTCCTCTTCCATGTCCCAGAAACTGGGATGGACATTAGGAGGAGCTTTGACCGGTTGGTTATTGTCTTACTTCGGTTTCAAGGCAAATGTGGCACAATCTGAGAATGCCATTACAGGTATTAAGATGATGTTGAGTTTCCTTCCGGCTATAGGTACGGTTCTTTCGGTAATCTTTATCTCTTTTTATCCGCTCAGCGAGAAGAAAGTAAAGAACATTACCCTGCAACTTGAAGAACGTCGTAAAGATTTAAAGTAG